The genome window CCCGCGGTGCTGGCCTCGACCCTGACCACGGTGATGGTGTTCCTGCCCATCCTGTTCATTGAGGAAGAGGCGGGGCAGTTGTATTCGGATATCGCCATCGCCATCGCCGCCTCCATCCTCGCCTCCATGTTGGTGGCCATCACCGTCATCCCTGCGGCGGCGGCGCGGCTGCGTTTTCATGATGACCCGAAGGCGATGGCGCAGGGCGATACCGGCACGCGCGCCTGGGTGTTAAATACGGTCAACCGTCTGCTCGCCGGCCGTGCGTCGCGCTGGAGTGCGATTGTGGTGACCTTGGTGCTGTGCGGCGGGATTTATCTGTTTCTGACGCCGGCGGCGGAGTACCTGCCCGAGGGCGAAGAGCCCAAGACCTTCGCCCGCTTGAGCGCCCCGCCGGGCTACAATCTGGAAACTATGGCCAAGATCGGGCGCGAGATTCAGCAGTATTTTCTCACCTACCTGGAGCACGACCCCGGGCAGTTCGAGCGCGGCGAGACCGAGGTGCCGGCCATGAAGTACCTCAACTTGAGCATCGACCCCAACGGGATCCGGATTATCGCCGAACCCAAGAAGCCCGCCCATATCGAGGTTTTGATGACGGCCATCGATGCGAAATACCGCGAGTATCCGGCCATGCGTCCGTTCGTTACCCGCGGTTCCATCATTACCAGTAACTCCGGCGGCACCCGCAGCGTCAATCTGGATATCTCCGGTCCCGATCTGGCGGCGGTGTATGCCGCCGCCAACAAGGCCTATCAACGCGCCGAGACGATCTTCGATGCGCCGCGCCTGCGCGCCAATCCTTCCACCTTGTCCTTGTCGCAACCGCTGGTACAGGTGCGGCCGCTGTGGGAGCGCGCCAGTGAAGTGGGTATGAATACGCGCGAGCTGGGGTATACCGTGGCCGCCCTCACCGATGGTGCCTTCGTCGATGAATTCTTCTTGGCGGACGACAAGATCGACATCTATCTCTACAGCCAGGACGGCGTGAACGCGACGCTCGACAGCTTGGACCAGAAACAGATCTATACGCCCATCGGCGCGGTGATGCCCTTGTCGTCCATCGCCCGCATCGAAGAAACGGTGGATACCAATATCATCCGCCGGCTCAACGGCCAGCGCACGGTGACATTGAATATCATTCCGCCGCAGGACGTGGCCCTGGAGACCGGGGTTGCGCGGGTGCGCGAGGAGATCGTGCGGCATTTGCGCGCCGCCGGCGAGGTGCCCAGCAATATCACCATGAGCATCTCCGGCGCCAGCGACCAGTTGCAGGCCACACGCGAGGCGCTGACCGCCAACTACATCGTCTCCGTGGCGATTATCTATTTGTTACTGGTGGCCATCTTCACCCATTGGGGTTACCCGCTGTTTATCATGGCCACCATCCCCTTGGGCGTAAGCGGCGGCTTCGTCGGGTTGGCATTGTTCAACCTGGTGGGGGGCTGGTTTCCCGCCCTGGGCATGCAGGCGCTGAACATCCCCTTCGACATGATCGCCATGCTCGGCTTTTTGATCCTCATGGGCACTGTGGTGAATAACCCCATCCTCATCGTTCACCAATCCATCGCCAATGTGCGCGAGGAACAGATGAGCGCCCGTGACGCCGTCGCCGATGCGGTGAAGACACGGCTGCGACCCATCGCCATGTCCACCTTAACCACCGTGTTCGGTTTGGCGCCTCTGGTGTTCCTGCCCGGCGAAGGGACCGAACTTTATCGCGGCGTCGGCGTGATCGTGATGTTCGGGCTGCTGGGCACCGCGGTGGTGGCACTGACGTTTTTGCCGGCCTTGCTTGTGACGGTGTTGAAATTCACCCAGCGTGACTCCGGGGCGTCCGCTTAAAATGTTTTCTGTGCGGGGTGTGGCGATGTGGGCCAGATATGTCACTGTTTCACAGCAGTGAACCCTGTCGTCGTCGATCCGAATCGTCTGTTTGCCGATGAACAGCTCCAGGCTCGCTGGAAGTCGTTGTTGGTGCTTGCTGACGGCGAACAGCAGCGTATGCGTAGTCGTCTGCCGCGGCGCAAAGTAGCCGCCGTTGCTTTGTCGAATAAGGGCCTGCCGGTCGCCCGATCGGGGAGAAACATAATGCGTAATCTCTATGAGGCCAGCAATGCCATCGAGGCCAATATTCTCAAGGGTTTGTTGGAGGTTGAAGGGATCGAGGTGTTTATCAACGGTGAATACCTGCAAGGCGGCATGGGCGATCTGCCGGTATCGGGGATCATCACCCTGAGTGTGGAGGAGTGCGATGTCGCCAGGGCGTTAAAGATTATTGAGGCTTATGAAGCCGGCGAGTTTGAACTGAAAGATTCCTGATCACTTGGTGGCCCATGCCGGATCAAGCCAGGGCCGCCTTTTGGTGTTGTCCTGACGGCGATTCCATATTTTTTTGAGACTCTGAACTATGCTGCCCTGCGCGGCGGACACTATTCCCAATCCGGGATGTTGTGTGCGCGTTTAAACGCCTCAACATACCCCCGGATCAATGCAACGCTTTCGGGATGGGTGGCGCGATACTTGTTCTGCTGCGCGCGGATGTCGGCAAGGGCTTGGTCGATGTTGTCCGGTGTCAAACGTATTCCGAAATCTGTTGGAGCCGCGCCGACACCAAACAGTCGATTCAACACCAAGTCGCCGACATTGGCTTTGAAGTGTGAGGAATCCCAGTAATGGTTCATCGCCTTTCTGCTGCCGCGTGGCGGCAGGGGCTCGGTCGTGACCGATGAGTAAGCGCTGAAGTCATGCAGTACAAAAGGTTCCTGGCCGGGATGGGCGGCTGCGTC of Candidatus Tenderia electrophaga contains these proteins:
- a CDS encoding acriflavin resistance protein, which gives rise to MFESITKHGTLIAVAVLIISVLGVVAALRIPVQMIPDLEVRTITVRTSWAGATPQDIEKEIVIEQEEYLRSVPGLQRIISEASFGQASIELEFPFGIDLNETLIRINNALSQVPSYPINVDEPRIFAASFSSNSFMYFRVMPQDGNPRNLKMEMMQDYIDDNVRPRMESVPGVSQVDVYGGAQRQIQILLDPMRLAQRNITIAQVRDAITERNRDVSGGELESGKRRYLLRTIGRFSDLEDLRSLILERRGDAVIRLGDVADVQLDHFELSRLSFTDGKPVIGMSVRRQPGSNVIDIKDTLLAQVAAINQELLQPAGMRMMLVADDVTYVKASLQNVWTNLIIGALLASLVMFLFLRSGKATLVGVIGIPICTIAAFIGLQLTGRTINVISLAGVAFAIGMTLDNSIVVLESIEHERRRGLERLRAAVVGVQKVWPAVLASTLTTVMVFLPILFIEEEAGQLYSDIAIAIAASILASMLVAITVIPAAAARLRFHDDPKAMAQGDTGTRAWVLNTVNRLLAGRASRWSAIVVTLVLCGGIYLFLTPAAEYLPEGEEPKTFARLSAPPGYNLETMAKIGREIQQYFLTYLEHDPGQFERGETEVPAMKYLNLSIDPNGIRIIAEPKKPAHIEVLMTAIDAKYREYPAMRPFVTRGSIITSNSGGTRSVNLDISGPDLAAVYAAANKAYQRAETIFDAPRLRANPSTLSLSQPLVQVRPLWERASEVGMNTRELGYTVAALTDGAFVDEFFLADDKIDIYLYSQDGVNATLDSLDQKQIYTPIGAVMPLSSIARIEETVDTNIIRRLNGQRTVTLNIIPPQDVALETGVARVREEIVRHLRAAGEVPSNITMSISGASDQLQATREALTANYIVSVAIIYLLLVAIFTHWGYPLFIMATIPLGVSGGFVGLALFNLVGGWFPALGMQALNIPFDMIAMLGFLILMGTVVNNPILIVHQSIANVREEQMSARDAVADAVKTRLRPIAMSTLTTVFGLAPLVFLPGEGTELYRGVGVIVMFGLLGTAVVALTFLPALLVTVLKFTQRDSGASA